Proteins found in one Campylobacter canadensis genomic segment:
- a CDS encoding glycosyltransferase family 25 protein, with the protein MKVFVINLAQAEERRNYISNLCQKYELDYEIIQAVEGKAISKQEYLNIVDYDKMIQFHKRELGLGELGCSLSHKKCYEKILEENLKYAVILEDDAYFDENLLEFLQYLNEFPKDLELLLLGHQRQVYNDDGFRIESPYSRRFAKKILNYKIRRLIARGNGTYGYFISKNGALKLLSHLEKIYLPIDALTCNEKVLNTYALFPVLIHTHENFMLESSTQDDKKFLKKKSKISKYMKKIHIFIKYFLPSLKKLEPYENTNY; encoded by the coding sequence ATGAAGGTTTTTGTTATCAATTTAGCGCAAGCAGAAGAAAGAAGAAATTATATTAGCAATTTGTGTCAAAAATATGAACTTGATTATGAAATTATCCAAGCAGTAGAAGGAAAGGCTATAAGCAAACAAGAATATTTAAATATAGTTGATTATGACAAAATGATACAATTTCATAAAAGAGAATTAGGGCTTGGAGAGCTTGGTTGTTCTTTATCTCATAAAAAATGTTATGAGAAAATATTAGAAGAAAATTTAAAATATGCTGTTATTTTAGAAGACGATGCGTATTTTGATGAAAATTTGCTTGAATTTTTACAATATCTTAATGAATTTCCTAAGGATTTAGAACTTTTATTATTAGGTCATCAAAGACAGGTTTATAATGATGATGGTTTTAGGATAGAAAGTCCTTACTCAAGAAGATTTGCAAAAAAAATCTTAAATTATAAAATTCGTCGTTTGATAGCTAGAGGCAATGGTACTTATGGCTATTTTATAAGTAAAAACGGAGCTTTAAAACTACTTTCTCATTTAGAAAAAATTTATTTACCAATAGATGCTCTTACTTGTAATGAAAAAGTTTTAAACACTTATGCTTTATTTCCTGTACTTATTCATACTCACGAAAATTTTATGCTTGAAAGTTCGACTCAAGATGATAAAAAATTTCTTAAAAAGAAAAGTAAAATAAGTAAGTATATGAAAAAAATTCATATTTTTATAAAATATTTTTTACCTAGCTTAAAAAAGCTTGAGCCTTATGAAAATACTAATTATTAA